From a single Calditrichota bacterium genomic region:
- the cfa gene encoding cyclopropane fatty acyl phospholipid synthase yields the protein MKAEQIVQGLLSEAGIKINGPEQWDIQVKDNRFYQRILSDHALGLGESYMDDWWECEALDEFISRLLKARIDEKVKGNWKMALYILQSKLFNRQKRSRASQVSEQHYDLGNDFYQTMLDKRMNYTCAYWKNAKNLDQAQEAKLDLVCKKIGLEKGMTVLELGCGWGSFAKFAAEKYGAHVVAVNISTQQVEFAREYCKALPVEIRHQDYREAEGKYDRVISIGILEHVGYKNYRTYMEVAHRCLKDDGIAFIHTIGNNVSTTYVNAWTNKYIFPNGMLPSIAQISKALEGLFVIEDLHNIGPDYDKTLLAWYNNFEKSWPKFKDRYGERFFRMWRFYLLSSAGGFRSRQHQLWQFVMTKPGRKQPHCRIC from the coding sequence ATGAAAGCAGAGCAAATTGTACAGGGGCTTTTATCGGAAGCTGGTATTAAAATCAACGGGCCTGAGCAATGGGATATTCAAGTTAAAGACAATCGTTTTTACCAAAGAATTTTGAGTGATCACGCGCTGGGGCTTGGCGAGTCTTACATGGACGATTGGTGGGAATGCGAAGCGCTGGATGAGTTTATCAGTCGGCTTCTCAAGGCGAGGATCGATGAGAAGGTAAAAGGCAACTGGAAAATGGCGCTTTATATTTTGCAGAGCAAACTTTTCAATCGGCAAAAGAGGTCGCGCGCTTCTCAAGTCAGCGAGCAACATTATGATTTGGGAAACGATTTTTACCAGACCATGTTGGATAAGCGAATGAATTACACCTGCGCTTATTGGAAAAATGCCAAAAATTTAGACCAAGCGCAGGAAGCAAAATTAGATCTTGTGTGCAAAAAAATTGGTCTGGAAAAAGGGATGACGGTGCTGGAACTCGGCTGCGGCTGGGGCAGTTTTGCTAAATTTGCCGCAGAAAAATATGGCGCCCACGTTGTCGCGGTCAATATTTCCACGCAGCAGGTCGAATTCGCCAGAGAGTATTGCAAAGCATTGCCTGTAGAAATTCGCCATCAAGATTACCGGGAAGCTGAGGGGAAATATGATCGGGTAATTTCCATCGGCATTTTGGAGCACGTGGGCTACAAGAATTACCGTACTTACATGGAGGTGGCACATCGCTGTCTGAAAGATGACGGCATCGCTTTCATTCACACCATCGGAAATAACGTCAGCACGACTTACGTCAATGCCTGGACCAACAAATACATTTTCCCGAACGGTATGCTTCCTTCCATCGCGCAAATTTCCAAAGCCCTGGAAGGTCTTTTTGTGATCGAAGATTTGCACAACATTGGCCCTGATTACGACAAGACGCTGCTGGCGTGGTACAATAATTTCGAAAAATCCTGGCCCAAATTCAAAGACAGATACGGCGAACGTTTTTTTCGCATGTGGCGGTTTTACTTATTGAGCAGCGCTGGCGGATTTCGCTCCCGTCAGCATCAACTGTGGCAATTTGTTATGACCAAGCCGGGACGAAAACAGCCGCATTGCCGAATTTGCTAA
- a CDS encoding NAD(P)/FAD-dependent oxidoreductase — translation MVRAEVIVVGGGPAGSTCAWKLKQLGIDALILDKKPFPRLKLCAGWIQPEVISDLEIEIDDYPHRIVRFDRFRVHIKNKNLKIPVNQYAIRRIEFDEWLLQRSGADVHTHEVKNIEQRGEFYVIDEKFECRYLVGAGGTYCPVYRTFFKEKKPRRKNLMIASLEHEFAYDYQDENCHLWFVQNNLPGYSWYVPKGNGVLNLGVGGYAEKIKANRDTIKNQWEFFVKELKKLNLVQKVDFEPKGYVYFLRDDNDFVQNGRAYVIGDAAGLATRDMGEGIGPAVRSGILAAESIVQKKPFSLKRIKKNSFSKPGMLYKLGRAYLLRSYD, via the coding sequence ATGGTTCGCGCTGAAGTAATAGTCGTCGGCGGCGGTCCCGCTGGCTCGACCTGCGCCTGGAAATTGAAGCAGCTTGGCATTGATGCGCTGATTTTGGATAAAAAACCATTCCCGCGGCTTAAATTATGTGCTGGCTGGATTCAGCCGGAAGTAATTTCGGATTTGGAAATTGAAATCGATGACTATCCGCACCGCATCGTGAGGTTTGATCGTTTTCGCGTGCACATTAAAAATAAAAATTTGAAGATCCCGGTGAATCAATACGCCATCCGAAGAATCGAATTTGACGAGTGGCTTTTGCAGCGTTCAGGCGCTGATGTTCACACGCACGAGGTGAAAAATATTGAACAGCGCGGTGAATTTTACGTGATCGATGAAAAATTCGAGTGCCGCTATCTCGTGGGCGCTGGCGGGACGTATTGTCCTGTTTATCGAACTTTTTTTAAAGAAAAGAAACCCAGACGCAAAAATTTAATGATCGCCAGCCTGGAGCATGAATTTGCATACGATTATCAGGACGAAAATTGTCATCTTTGGTTTGTGCAAAACAATCTGCCGGGTTACTCCTGGTACGTGCCCAAAGGAAATGGCGTCCTTAATCTTGGCGTTGGCGGCTACGCGGAGAAAATCAAGGCGAACAGGGATACAATCAAAAATCAGTGGGAATTCTTCGTCAAGGAACTCAAAAAGCTAAACTTGGTTCAAAAAGTCGATTTTGAGCCCAAAGGATATGTTTACTTTCTCCGCGATGATAACGATTTTGTTCAAAATGGACGTGCTTATGTAATTGGCGATGCTGCCGGTTTGGCAACGAGAGACATGGGCGAAGGAATCGGACCCGCGGTGCGCAGCGGCATTTTGGCGGCGGAATCGATAGTTCAGAAGAAACCTTTTTCGCTGAAAAGAATCAAAAAGAATAGTTTCTCGAAGCCGGGAATGTTGTACAAGTTAGGGCGAGCATATCTATTGAGAAGTTATGATTAA
- a CDS encoding PAS domain-containing protein: MIKDQKHNEIILDSIADGVFTVDCDWRITSFNKAAEGITGVSKKEALGSICRDVFHSNVCDSQCVLKQSIKENRYIRNKSIYIVNAKGEQVPITISAAPLKDESGKIIGGVESFRDVSEIVELRKKLEKKYYFQDIISKSAGIQKIFSILPDIAVSDSTVLIRGESGTGKELFAQAIHNLSNRAKKPLIIVNSGALPDTLLESELFGYKAGAFTDAKRDKPGRFALADSGTIFLDEIGDVSPALQVRLLRVLQEKTYEPLGSTESIKSDVRIIAATNKNLEKMVEEGTFREDLYYRLNVVSISLPPLRERKEDVPLLVNQFIDRFNKLKNKNIEGVSDEVLTVLMNYDFPGNIRELENIIEYSFILCHGKTIHINHLPEQLTSKFRKVSQQITAGMTLAEIQKRAVEQALIRNNWKKMATARELNVDKGTLRRMIQRLGIEEP, translated from the coding sequence ATGATTAAAGATCAGAAACACAATGAAATAATTCTGGACAGCATCGCCGATGGCGTTTTTACTGTGGATTGCGACTGGCGAATAACGTCTTTCAATAAAGCCGCGGAAGGAATCACCGGCGTCTCTAAAAAAGAGGCGCTGGGAAGCATCTGTCGCGATGTTTTTCATTCCAATGTGTGCGATAGCCAGTGCGTTTTGAAACAGAGCATCAAAGAAAACAGGTATATCAGGAATAAATCGATTTACATCGTGAATGCCAAAGGCGAACAGGTGCCGATTACCATCAGCGCTGCGCCTTTGAAAGATGAAAGTGGCAAAATTATCGGTGGCGTTGAATCATTTCGCGATGTTTCGGAAATCGTTGAATTACGAAAAAAGCTTGAAAAAAAATATTATTTTCAGGATATAATCAGCAAAAGCGCGGGAATTCAGAAAATCTTTAGCATCTTGCCGGACATCGCTGTGAGCGACAGCACGGTTTTGATTCGAGGCGAGAGCGGAACCGGAAAGGAATTGTTCGCACAGGCGATTCACAATTTGAGCAATCGCGCTAAAAAACCGTTGATCATCGTCAACAGCGGAGCGCTGCCGGACACATTATTGGAATCTGAACTGTTTGGCTACAAAGCCGGCGCTTTCACCGACGCCAAAAGAGACAAGCCGGGAAGGTTTGCGCTGGCTGATAGCGGTACTATTTTCCTGGATGAAATAGGGGATGTTTCTCCGGCGCTGCAAGTTCGTTTGCTGCGCGTTTTGCAGGAGAAAACTTACGAGCCGTTGGGTTCCACAGAATCAATAAAATCGGATGTGCGTATCATTGCGGCGACCAATAAAAATTTGGAAAAAATGGTTGAAGAGGGGACATTTCGGGAAGATCTGTATTATCGGCTCAATGTCGTTTCCATTTCTCTTCCGCCATTACGAGAGAGGAAAGAGGACGTTCCGCTGCTCGTTAATCAGTTTATCGACAGATTTAACAAATTAAAAAATAAAAATATTGAAGGCGTCTCCGATGAAGTGTTGACCGTGCTGATGAATTACGATTTTCCGGGAAATATCAGAGAATTGGAAAATATCATTGAGTACAGTTTTATTCTCTGTCACGGAAAAACGATTCACATCAACCATCTCCCGGAGCAGTTGACGTCGAAATTCAGGAAAGTGAGTCAGCAAATCACTGCCGGAATGACTCTGGCCGAAATTCAAAAGCGTGCGGTGGAGCAGGCACTAATTCGAAATAATTGGAAAAAAATGGCGACAGCCCGAGAATTGAATGTCGACAAAGGCACTTTGCGGAGAATGATTCAAAGATTGGGAATTGAAGAACCTTAA
- a CDS encoding dinitrogenase iron-molybdenum cofactor biosynthesis protein, which translates to MKIAVTAKGGSMSAQTDERFGRCKYFVIVDSETMGFTIFENPSFGAASGAGPAAAREISRHNVEVLLTGNVGVNAQQALDAVGVKVVTGVGGLTVKEAVENYLQQQ; encoded by the coding sequence ATGAAAATTGCCGTGACAGCAAAAGGCGGCTCTATGAGCGCGCAAACAGATGAAAGATTTGGTAGATGCAAATATTTTGTGATTGTGGATTCTGAAACCATGGGCTTCACTATTTTTGAAAATCCAAGTTTCGGAGCAGCCAGTGGCGCGGGCCCTGCGGCAGCGCGAGAGATTTCCCGGCACAACGTAGAAGTTTTACTAACTGGCAATGTCGGCGTCAATGCGCAGCAGGCGCTGGACGCCGTTGGGGTTAAGGTGGTGACAGGAGTTGGCGGCTTGACCGTGAAAGAGGCCGTAGAAAATTATTTGCAACAGCAATGA
- a CDS encoding Mrp/NBP35 family ATP-binding protein produces MSLNTIGLDDKTKQKQLLDDMIKENMTRIKHKIIVMSGKGGVGKSTVATNLAFGLKNAGFRVGVMDTDIHGPSLGKMLGIEGQALRPSEKGNGLLPNEIDGIKAITMATLLQDPDAPVIWRGPLKMGAIKQFLGEIEWGDLDYLVIDSPPGTGDEPLSVCQLIPEADGSIIVTTPQDVALIDSRKTVHFSQALKIPVLGIIENMSGFKCPHCGEPIDLFKIGGGERAAHSMNVPFLGRIPIDPKIVETGDDGTPYITDYAKSEAGKAMQEIVNNIIERTNQK; encoded by the coding sequence ATGAGTTTAAATACGATTGGTCTTGACGACAAAACAAAGCAAAAACAATTACTTGATGACATGATCAAGGAAAACATGACGCGCATAAAACATAAAATAATTGTCATGAGCGGCAAGGGCGGCGTTGGCAAAAGCACAGTGGCGACAAATTTGGCATTTGGATTGAAGAATGCCGGCTTCAGGGTTGGCGTGATGGATACCGATATTCATGGCCCCTCTTTGGGAAAAATGTTAGGCATCGAGGGCCAGGCGCTGCGTCCCAGCGAAAAAGGAAATGGCTTGTTGCCCAATGAAATCGACGGCATCAAAGCAATTACTATGGCGACGTTGTTGCAAGATCCGGATGCGCCGGTTATTTGGCGCGGTCCTTTGAAAATGGGCGCCATTAAACAATTCCTCGGCGAAATCGAGTGGGGCGATCTGGATTATCTGGTTATCGATTCTCCTCCCGGAACAGGCGACGAGCCGCTGAGCGTTTGCCAGCTCATTCCGGAAGCTGACGGTTCCATTATCGTCACCACGCCTCAGGATGTGGCGCTGATTGATTCCAGGAAAACCGTCCATTTTTCCCAAGCGTTGAAAATTCCGGTGCTGGGAATTATTGAAAACATGAGCGGCTTCAAATGTCCGCATTGCGGGGAACCCATTGATTTGTTCAAAATCGGCGGCGGCGAACGGGCTGCGCATTCAATGAATGTGCCGTTTTTAGGAAGGATTCCCATTGATCCGAAAATTGTGGAAACCGGCGATGACGGCACGCCTTACATCACCGACTATGCCAAGTCCGAAGCCGGAAAAGCGATGCAGGAAATTGTGAA